A genome region from Oncorhynchus gorbuscha isolate QuinsamMale2020 ecotype Even-year linkage group LG26, OgorEven_v1.0, whole genome shotgun sequence includes the following:
- the LOC124016496 gene encoding integrin alpha-IIb-like, whose protein sequence is MIDVGEHDEAQNTPAGNCLVLNTLTGETVNFSPCRDIMTEKVYKVLKYSQIISAGLPDIVNSAKSQNAKPYVAGQTHSPETGGYNRYHDYVVGVPNDCNTAGSVASYFGHSVAVTDHRRDGILIGAPLFMEHVSGQQLQEVGQVSVYLQGGRSTFHSKPDQKLTGSQVYGRIGSTIAPLSDLDNDSFNDVAVGAPSSGFEGRVFISMGTSDGLSPQYTQVIESPFRSPGSPAQFGFTLRGATDIDLNGYPDLIVGAWGVNKIAVYRAQAVVMAKTQLSLYPDFLNPDVKECERTTTNEPVACSRCNYAANGQEGHVSAHKSAREYFQLTIQRDVGVVCRNQTAYLRHELEFKDKLSPIFISLNYSLSNSNSQETILHGQRAVVTQTRIILDCGEDNVCVPDLRLTSEARLICAQKKENQTVVVVCELGNPMRQGQKLQAGLLFSVGNLEKVESHVSFTLQIKSKNSQNPDSNVAHLRIDVSAEAALEMWGVWSTFVACCFLDMGSSPPECVLPIAKWEQKEQPADLEEVGPLVEHVYELVKTGNATVGRVYKVKQNEVEQPEPQHKDTVHVNCTSGDTCLRFVCEAKGLERDWSAVVKVMSRLWIQTFLERPYENYVLHSTARYAVIDMPSKIQPEELPSGQAETQTSLVWSFPDGEKEVPVWWIIVAVVSGLFHLALIFWKVMY, encoded by the exons ATGATAGACGTGGGTGAACATGATGAGGCCCAGAACACTCCAGCGGGGAACTGCCTAGTGTTGAACACACTGACAGGGGAAACGGTCAACTTCTCCCCCTGCAGAGACATCATGACTGAGAAGGTTTACAAAGTCCTGAAGTACA GTCAGATCATCAGTGCAGGACTGCCTGACATTGTCAACAGTGCCAAGAGCCAGAATGCCAAACCTTATGTGGCTGGACAAACCCATTCCCCTGAGACTGGTGGATACAATCGTTACCATG ATTATGTGGTTGGAGTGCCTAATGACTGCAACACAGCAGGCTCA GTGGCCTCTTACTTTGGCCACAGTGTTGCAGTAACTGAT CACAGACGAGATGGCATCCTAATCGGGGCGCCCCTCTTCATGGAGCATGTGTCGGGCCAGCAGTTGCAGGAAGTGGGCCAG GTGAGTGTGTACCTGCAGGGAGGGCGCTCCACCTTCCACTCCAAGCCAGACCAGAAGCTGACAGGTTCCCAGGTGTATGGACGCATTGGCAGCACCATCGCCCCCCTCAGTGACCTGGACAATGACAGTTTTAATG atgttGCTGTGGGAGCCCCATCCTCAGGCTTTGAAGGAAGGGTTTTCATCTCCATGGGAACTAGCGATGGACTGTCTCCCCAGTATACCCAGGTCATTGAGAGTCCCTTCCGGTCCCCAGGCTCTCCAGCACAGTTTGGCTTCACCCTAAGAGGAGCCACTGACATTGATTTAAATGGCTACCCAG ATCTAATTGTTGGTGCATGGGGAGTCAATAAGAttgctgtgtacag GGCTCAAGCCGTGGTGATGGCAAAGACCcaactctccctctaccctgaCTTCCTGAACCCAGATGTGAAGGAGTGTGAGCGCACCACCACCAACGAGCCTGTGGCCTG TTCTAGATGCAATTACGCAGCCAATGGCCAGGAGGGCCATGTTTCTGCACACAAATCTGCCAGAGAGTATTTCCAGCTAACCATTCAGAGAGATGTGGGAGTGGTCTGCAGGAACCAAACCGCTTACCTAAGG cATGAGTTAGAGTTCAAGGACAAGCTCAGCCCCATCTTCATCTCCCTGAACTACAGCCTGTCCAACTCCAACTCCCAGGAGACCATACTGCATGGCCAGAGAGCTGTGGTCACACAG ACCAGGATCATTCTGGACTGCGGAGAGGACAATGTCTGTGTCCCTGACCTGAGGCTGACTTCTGAAGC CAGGTTGATCTGTGCTCAGAAGAAGGAGAACCAGACAGTGGTGGTGGTCTGTGAGCTGGGGAACCCAATGAGGCAGGGCCAGAAG CTCCAGGCTGGTCTGTTATTCAGCGTGGGGAACCTGGAGAAGGTGGAGAGCCACGTGTCATTCACATTACAGATCAAAAG CAAGAACAGCCAGAATCCTGACAGTAATGTGGCCCATCTGAGGATCGATGTCAGCGCTGAGGCAGCTCTGGAGATGTGGGG CGTTTGGTCCACCTTTGTAGCCTGCTGTTTTTTGGACATGGGCTCCTCTCCACCTGAGTGTGTCCTGCCCATTGCCAAGTGGGAACAGAAGGAGCAGCCTGCTGACCTGGAGGAGGTTGGCCCGCTAGTGGAACATGTCTATGAG TTGGTTAAGACCGGTAATGCTACTGTTGGTAGAGTGTACAAGGTTAAACAGAATGAGGTGGAACAGCCGGAGCCTCAGCACAAAGACACCGTTCACGTG AACTGCACCAGTGGAGATACCTGTCTGAGGTTTGTGTGTGAGGCCAAAGGTCTGGAAAGAGACTGGAGCGCTGTGGTGAAGGTGATGTCCCGACTCTGGATACAAACCTTCCTGgag AGGCCTTATGAGAATTATGTCCTCCACTCTACAGCACGCTATGCGGTTATAGATATGCCCTCTAAGATCCAGCCTGAAGAGCTGCCAAGTGGACAGGCTGAG ACCCAGACCAGTCTGGTGTGGAGTTTTCCcgatggagagaaggaggtgcCGGTGTGGTGGATCATTGTGGCTGTGGTCTCTGGCCTTTTTCACCTCGCTCTGATCTTCTGGAAGGTAATGTACTGA